GTCGGTGAGGGGTGGCCGTCGATCGACAAGCGACAGGACATGTTCGTCGAAGCTTTGGAGATCATCGAGCAGCTTCACACAGGCGAGCTGATCACTTACGAGGGTAAGCGCTTTCGCGTCGACTCCGCCAAGATCTGGGATATGCCCGACGCTGGCGTCCCGATCGGAATCGCCGTTTCGGGAGAAAAATCCGTCGAGAGATTCGCCCCGTACGGGAACCATCTGATCGCCGTAGAACCCAATGGCGACCTGGTGAAGCAATGGACCGAGAAGCACTCCGGACGCTCGCGCACCATCGGTCAGATCCCGATCTCCTGGGACCCGGACAAGGATGCAGCAATCGACCGCGCGCACGACCGCTTTCGCTGGTTCGCCGGCGGCTGGGCCGTCAACGCGGACCTCCCGACGACGGCCGGGTTCGCTGGAGCGACGCAATTCGTCCGCAAAGAAGATGTAGCGGAAACAATTCCTTGTGGGCCGGACCTCGATGAGATCGTCGAGTCCGTCAAGCCGTACTGGGAGGCGGGTTTCACCGACATCGCACTTGTGCAGGTCGGCGACGAAACCCAGGAGCGATTCCTCGCCGAGGCCGCAGGTCCGCTGTTGGAGAAGCTGCGCGCAGCCGCACATTGAGTCGACAACGCAAAAGTCCTGGCCTTGTGGAAAGGCCAGGACTTTTGTATTACACCGATACTTTGTCGGGGTGGCGGGATTCGAACCCACGACCTCTTCGTCCCGAACGAAGCGCGCTACCAAGCTGCGCCACACCCCGTGTACCGCCTCGGAGAGTCTAGCTCACGACTGCCTCAGAACGCGAAACGCCCTCGTTCGAACCTTCGCGCGGACCCTGACGCGGAGCGGGGGTCAGCGTCAACAGTGTTGCTTCGGGCCGGCAGCAGAACCGGGCCGGCGCATATGGAGATGTGCCGACGCCTGCCGAGACATGCAGCTGGGTATGTGCGCCCCACTTCGACGGACCCTTCACCCGAGACCGATCGAGCTCGCAGTTGGTGACGAGGGCACCGTAGAACGGTAGGCACACCTGACCGCCGTGCGTGTGTCCGGCAAGAACCAAGTCGTATCCGTCTTCGGCGAAACGATCGAGCACGCGTGGCTCGGGGGAGTGCGTGATTCCCAGCCGAAGGTCTGCGAGGGGATTCGGCTGGCCTGCGATGGTGTCGTACCTGTCGCGCTCGAGATGAGGATCGTCGACACCGGCCGAGGCGATACGCACGCCCGCAACCTCGAGTTCTCTGCGCACGTGCGTCACGTCGTGCCAACCGCGTTCGGAGAAGGCGGCCCGCAGATCACGCCACGGCAGTGCTTCGCCGAGGATCTTCTTGCGATCCTTCTTGAAGTACAGGAGTGGATTCTTCGGCTTGGGCGCAAAGTAGTCGTTGCTGCCGAAGACGAACAGCCCCGGCCGGGACAGCAAGGGACCGAGAGCTTGAACGACGGCAGGAACCGAGCGTAGGTGCGACAGGTTGTCACCTGTGTTGACCACCAGATCCGGTTCCAGGCTGTCGAGCTCGCGGAGCCAATTCTGTTTCGAACGCTGACCGGGCATCATGTGCAGATCGCTGATGTGCAGCACCCGAAGCGAAGACGAGCCAGGTTCGAGCACAGCCATCGACGTCTCCCGCAAGGTGAAGGCATTACGTTCGATGAGGGTCGCATATCCGATACCCAGTGCCGCCGCGCCCGCCGTCGCAATCGCCGCGCTTCTGATGGGGGCCTCCGAGGCAGCGGCGCGAGTACGTTCTGCTGCTGCGAGGAGTCGGGCCGATGTAGTGATTTTCACGGACACGTCTTCCACGATACGTCAGGTGGTGCAATCGACGTGCGGGCCAGGGCACTGCCCGCGTAGCGTTCTGATACATGTCCGAACTGAAGTCCCAGCTGCGAACCGACCTGACCACCTCCATGAAGGCCAGAGACAAACTTCGAACCGCGACCATCCGCATGCTCCTCGCCGCGATCCAAACAGAGGAAGTATCCGGCAAA
This region of Rhodococcus sp. PAMC28707 genomic DNA includes:
- a CDS encoding LLM class F420-dependent oxidoreductase codes for the protein MTNFGYTLMTEQSGPKELVKYAVGAEKVGFDFEVASDHYSPWLSSMGHAPYVWTTLGAVAQATERVELMTYVTCPIIRYHPAVVAQKAATMQILADGRFTLGLGSGENLNEHVVGEGWPSIDKRQDMFVEALEIIEQLHTGELITYEGKRFRVDSAKIWDMPDAGVPIGIAVSGEKSVERFAPYGNHLIAVEPNGDLVKQWTEKHSGRSRTIGQIPISWDPDKDAAIDRAHDRFRWFAGGWAVNADLPTTAGFAGATQFVRKEDVAETIPCGPDLDEIVESVKPYWEAGFTDIALVQVGDETQERFLAEAAGPLLEKLRAAAH
- a CDS encoding metallophosphoesterase; the protein is MRSAAIATAGAAALGIGYATLIERNAFTLRETSMAVLEPGSSSLRVLHISDLHMMPGQRSKQNWLRELDSLEPDLVVNTGDNLSHLRSVPAVVQALGPLLSRPGLFVFGSNDYFAPKPKNPLLYFKKDRKKILGEALPWRDLRAAFSERGWHDVTHVRRELEVAGVRIASAGVDDPHLERDRYDTIAGQPNPLADLRLGITHSPEPRVLDRFAEDGYDLVLAGHTHGGQVCLPFYGALVTNCELDRSRVKGPSKWGAHTQLHVSAGVGTSPYAPARFCCRPEATLLTLTPAPRQGPREGSNEGVSRSEAVVS